The sequence below is a genomic window from Candidatus Palauibacter scopulicola.
TGACGAAGTCCGCCGGGGAGAAGGTGACGCCGGCGGCCTGCGCCGTGAAGAGGAGGACGGCCGCGAGCATGACCGAGGTCCCGTCCTTGTTCAGTTGCGCCCCGAGGGGAAGGACGAAGGAGTAGACGCGGCGCGGGAGGTCGAGGCGCCCGGCCGTCTCCAGACCGACGGAGAGCGAGGCGAGGCTGGACGTCGTGGCGGCGGTCGTCGCCCACAGCGAACCCGTGGCGCGCAGGAAGCGGGCAGGACGGAAGTCGCTGAAGAAGCTGAGCAGGAGCATGTACCCGGTCACGATGACGACCTGCGCCCCCCAGAGTCCCGCGAGGAAGCGGGCCATCGGGCCGATCAGGTCGGCCCCGTAGCGGCCCACCGTGACCGCGACGAGGGCGCCGATCCCGACGGGTGCGATCCACAGGATCATGTGGACGAGCCGCCGAAAGAGCCCCGCCAGGTCCTCGAACAGCGTGGCGAGGCGAGCGCGCGGGCCGGCCCCCAGCGCCATGGTCGCGATCCCCAGCATCAGCGCGAGGATGACGATTTGCACCACGTTCCCTTCGGCGAAGGCGCGGAAGACGTTCGTCGGGATCATGTCGAGGAGGACATCGCCCACCGACGGGGCCTCGCCCACCGCCCCCGAGACCGCCTCCGGCCCCGTCTCCGTGAGCCGCAGGCCAACGCCGGGGCGGAGGAGCGCCATGGCGCCCAATCCGAGCGAGAGCGCGACCAGTTCCGTCGTGAGGAAGAACCCGACGGTCTTGCCCGCGAGCCGCCCCAGCGTCCGCAGATCCGTGAGCGAGGTCAGACCCGCGAGGAGATTGAAGAAGACGAGGGGGGCGGCCGCCAGAATCAGGAGGGTGATGAAGAGGTCGCCCAGCGGCTGGATCGCGCCGACGCGCTCCCCGAGCACCGCCCCCAGGACGACGCCGGCGAGCATCCCAATGAGGATCCGCCCGCCCGGCCCCACCTTCATTCAGCGCACTTCGGAGAACGGATTAGGGTGCGGACGACTGGGTCTTGTGACCTGGTGGTAGAACTCCTGCAGGACCTGCACCGAAAGGGCCAGGTCTTCTCGATTCAGGAGGGCGTGCGCGGCCCGGCGCTTGCCGGCTTCCTCGGCCGAAAGGCTCGCCGCATAGATGAGTGACGTTCGTATCAACGAACCGCACGGCGCTCGTAAAGCTCGTCGCGAGGGATGTTTTCGGACGCCCGGAAGCCCCCGCTGGTGGCACGGATGTCTTCGCGCAATTCCTTCAGAAGCCTGCGCCGGCGCTCGTTGGGCGTCTCCACGGCACGCGAGTCGCCTCCCGCCGCCACCCCATCCTCAGCGGCAAGACTTCTCAGGTATCCCCTGACGAGCGCCGAGACCGACGTATCCAGCTCCGCGGCCCGGACGCGCGCCATCCGATGCGTCTCTTCATCCACGGACACGGTGATGTTCCTCATGACACAGCCTCACAGTTAATGTGATCCACAGCGTAAGAATGCGTGGAACGTGACGCAATGAGACCATCGAGATTCCCCCGCTCCATGTCCCACTCCATGTCCCGCTCCAGCCGGCTCCGGGCGTATTCCCGCTCCTGCGGGCCGAGGGGCGGCCCGGGCCGGGCGGCCCGACGACCGCGGTCAGGGACGGCGCGAGGGTTGGGTGCCGAGTTCGAATTCGTCCCGGTCGAAGCGGCCGCCGCGCTTCAGTGTGAAGCGTATGGACTTGAGGTTTTCGACGCCTGCCGTGGGATCCGCTTCCAGGAAGACGAGGTTGGCGTACTTCCCTTCCTCGACCGTCCCGATCTCCCCCTCGAGACCGAGCGTGAGCGCGCCGTTGCGCGTGGCGGTCTGGATGACGTCCGCCATGGGCATGCCCACGCGCTCGTGGAAGTAAGCCAATTCCTCGTAGAGTGCCGGCCATTCGGCGCCCGGGGCCGGCGGGGCGTCGGTTCCCGCCGCGATCAGGACGCCGGCCTCATGGGCGCGGCGCGTGAGGCCAATGCTCTCCTCGGCGCTGCACGCGGCGCGGACGCCTCGCCGGCGCGGATCGGGAGGCGGCGCGTCCGGCCCTTCACTCGGGGCGTCGGGTCTCGGGGCGTCCGGCCTCGGCGCCGGGGGCGCCGGGGGTGCGGCGGCGCTGTCCCGGGCCATCGTCATCTGCTCGCGGAAGAAGCCGACCTTGAGCGTCGCGTCGAGCACCGTGCCCTGGCGTTTCATCTCCTCGAGGACCGCGTCGATGCGGGGATCGTCGAGGTCCACGTCGACCCTGCCGGAGCGGCGGCCCGCCAGCGCCTCCGCCATCACTTCGTCCGGGATCGCGGTGCTCGCCAGGCTGCACACGTGGGACATCGAGGTGACGCCCGCCCTCGCGACGTCCATCGGGAGGGCCGGGCCGACGTGCGTGTGGGACCACACCGGCATCCCCTGCCGCCGCGCCTCCGCCGCGATCCGCGCCAGGAGGGGACCCTCGATCGAAGCGTAGGTCTTGAGCCCCGTCGCCCAGGTGCCGCGGGCCAGCGCGATCGTCTCGGCCAGATCCGTCTCGTCGTCGACGATCTGCAGCCAGGGCACGCGCCCAGGCACTTCTCCCATCGACGAGGACCGTGTGCGCGGGTCGACGAAGAAGGACTCGCCCGCGACCAGAGCCGCGTAGTGGATGTCCGGCGCCGGGATCTCGCCCACCAGCGCCGCCCGCTGGAGTTCCGCGAGCGCCCGCACATCGCCCGCCATGTCCCGGACCGTCGTCACGCCGCCGTAGATGAAGCGGTTGAGTTCGAACTCGGCCGCCGCCCGATCCGCGCGCGTGGCGAGGTGCGTGTGGCTCTCAATGAGTCCCGGGATGACGTACAGCCCCCGC
It includes:
- a CDS encoding dicarboxylate/amino acid:cation symporter, whose product is MKVGPGGRILIGMLAGVVLGAVLGERVGAIQPLGDLFITLLILAAAPLVFFNLLAGLTSLTDLRTLGRLAGKTVGFFLTTELVALSLGLGAMALLRPGVGLRLTETGPEAVSGAVGEAPSVGDVLLDMIPTNVFRAFAEGNVVQIVILALMLGIATMALGAGPRARLATLFEDLAGLFRRLVHMILWIAPVGIGALVAVTVGRYGADLIGPMARFLAGLWGAQVVIVTGYMLLLSFFSDFRPARFLRATGSLWATTAATTSSLASLSVGLETAGRLDLPRRVYSFVLPLGAQLNKDGTSVMLAAVLLFTAQAAGVTFSPADFVTILLLGMLLSHGTGGVPGGGFVVALIYVQALNLPIEVAAIVGGIYRLVDMSNTTVNIMGDMVGTALVARSEARRA
- a CDS encoding amidohydrolase family protein codes for the protein MWRRAARRPLAWSAAMVLCVLAAPLAGQSRSGEPPRNPNAESETTIYEGVAILDGTGAPLMRDMSIVVRDGRIAALAPTDGLSLEDWPEAEAEDARGLYVIPGLIESHTHLATRADRAAAEFELNRFIYGGVTTVRDMAGDVRALAELQRAALVGEIPAPDIHYAALVAGESFFVDPRTRSSSMGEVPGRVPWLQIVDDETDLAETIALARGTWATGLKTYASIEGPLLARIAAEARRQGMPVWSHTHVGPALPMDVARAGVTSMSHVCSLASTAIPDEVMAEALAGRRSGRVDVDLDDPRIDAVLEEMKRQGTVLDATLKVGFFREQMTMARDSAAAPPAPPAPRPDAPRPDAPSEGPDAPPPDPRRRGVRAACSAEESIGLTRRAHEAGVLIAAGTDAPPAPGAEWPALYEELAYFHERVGMPMADVIQTATRNGALTLGLEGEIGTVEEGKYANLVFLEADPTAGVENLKSIRFTLKRGGRFDRDEFELGTQPSRRP